A window from Vigna angularis cultivar LongXiaoDou No.4 chromosome 7, ASM1680809v1, whole genome shotgun sequence encodes these proteins:
- the LOC108338230 gene encoding maltose excess protein 1-like, chloroplastic, whose translation MPASLATPSPATTASVVPHRRSRSLLAPRRSSIAVWLDHHRVASLPSRPPSSVLFRSSTTAPLHSTTTLVLFGSRSPCCVCLRSRPPCPILSGATPLARSPISGAIQVSLYSLLYQGQAPTLRTSCFGRSQSYQQWDSLTSKFSAAANIPFLLLQMPQIILNARNLLSGNKTALSAIPWLGMLTSLLGNLSLLSYFAKKREKEAVVVQTLGVVSTYVVLVQLALAEAMPLPYFLATSVVVMSGLVLNFLNYFGLLNDGVWRFWEDFITIGGLSVLPQIMWSTFVPYLPNSILPGATAFVIAILAVTLARTGKLSEKGVKFVGGISGWTATLLFMWMPVSQLWTNYLNPENMKGLSAFSMLLAMLGNGLMLPRALLIRDFMWFTGSAWATLFYGYGNIACLYFLKIISKEFFLSATAGLVSWIGTTFWIDRLVHGGFHT comes from the exons ATGCCAGCCTCACTGGCCACACCGTCGCCGGCGACTACTGCCAGCGTCGTACCACATCGTCGCTCGAGATCGCTGCTCGCGCCGCGCCGTTCTTCCATCGCTGTTTGGTTGGATCACCACCGCGTCGCTTCACTTCCTTCACGGCCACCGTCATCCGTTCTGTTCAGGTCGAGCACCACCGCACCGCTTCACTCAACCACCACACTTGTTCTGTTCGGTTCAAGGTCACCGTGCTGTGTTTGTCTTCGTTCGCGACCACCGTGCCCTATTCTCTCTGGCGCAACGCCTCTGGCACGATCCCCTATATCTGGCGCGATTCAAGTGTCCCTCTATTCGCTACTTTACCAAGGACAGGCGCCGACGCTCCGAACCAG TTGCTTTGGCAGAAGCCAAAGCTACCAGCAATGGGATTCGCTCACATCGAAATTCTCGGCCGCCGCCAATATTCCGTTTCTGTTACTGCAAATGCCGCAAATCATACTCAATGCTCGAAACCTTTTATCCGGAAACAAAACCGCTCTCTCTGCTATCCCCTGGCTG GGAATGTTAACTAGTCTGCTTGGGAATCTGTCTCTACTTTCATACTTTGccaagaaaagagaaaaggaggCGGTTGTAGTTCAGACATTGGGTGTGGTTTCAACATATGTTGTCCTTGTTCAGCTGGCACTGGCTGAAGCAATGCCTTTGCCTTACTTTTTGGCTACTTCAGTTGTTGTGATGTCTGGTCTTGTTCTGAATTTCTTGAATTACTTTGGTTTACTAAATGATGGAGTCTGGCGCTTTTGGGAAGATTTCATTACAATTGGGGGTCTTTCAGTGCTTCCCCAA ATAATGTGGTCTACATTTGTTCCCTATTTACCTAACAGCATCTTACCTGGGGCAACTGCCTTTGTGATTGCTATCTTGGCTGTTACATTG GCCAGAACTGGAAAACTTTCTGAGAAAGGTGTTAAATTCGTTGGAGGAATATCTGGATGGACAGCTACACTACTCTTCATGTGGATGCCAGTTTCTCAATTg TGGACAAATTATCTCAATCCCGAGAACATGAAAGGCTTGTCAGCTTTTTCGATGTTGCTTGCCATGCTTGGAAATGGGCTTATGCTTCCACGTGCTCTCTTGATTCGTGATTTCATGTG GTTCACTGGTTCAGCGTGGGCTACCCTTTTTTATGGATACGGGAATATTGCTTGCCTATATTT tttaaaaattattagcaAGGAATTCTTCCTATCAGCAACGGCTGGTCTGGTTTCGTGGATAG GAACGACGTTCTGGATAGATAGATTAGTTCATGGTGGCTTCCATACGTGA